The segment TTATTGACAATGGTCCACTTTGTCGGTATCCATCGACGTGGGTATCAAGTGGAAACCCCGTATCCTGTGATCTGGGTCGATGTCCCTGAGATTGATCTAAGTTCGACAAAGATTCGTCAAAAAATTCAACAAGGTTGTTCCGTCCGTTATTTGATCCCAGATAAAGTCTTGGATTATATTCAGAAAGAAGGATTGTATCAACATGAATTATAGTACAGATTATACGGCCTATACTCGAGAAATCTTGATGCAAAAAGTCCAAATGAGAATGAGTGAACAACGCTTCAAACATGTTTTGGGTGTAGAACAAACAGCTGTTGCACTTGCTGAAAGGTATGGTTGCTCGCCAGAAAAAGCGAGTATCGCCGCATTGACACATGATTATGCGAAAGAACGACCAGACGATGAGTTTATCTTATTCATCGAACGTGAGCAACTTGATCCAGAGTTATTAGCTTATGGAAATGCAATTTGGCACGGATTAGTCGGTGCATCATTTGTTGAACGAGAATTAGGCATCACTGATGAGGAGATCTTACAAGCAATCCGTCTCCATACGACAGGAGCTGCTGAGATGTCCTTACTCGATAAAGTCATCTATGTGGCTGACTATATCGAACCAGGACGTTCTTTTCCAGGTGTCAAAGAAGCCCGTGAGATTGCCATGATCGATTTAGATGAAGCAGTTGCATTCGAAACCAAACATACATTAGCACATTTGATTGCGCAAGAGAGCAAAATTTATCCAAAAACAATTGAAACATATAATCATTGGGTGGCAAAATAGCTGACCCATTAGGAGGAAATCATCATCGATAGTAAAGAACAATTAAAAATCGCTGTCCAAGCAGCAGATTCAAAACGTGCAGAAGATATTTTAGCTTTAGACGTCCGTAAAGTGTCGCTATTAGCTGACTACTTTATGATCTGTTCAGCAAACAGTGAACGTCAGATCAATGCCATCGTGGAAGAAATCATTGAAAAAGAAGAAGAAAGCAAATACGAAGTAAAACGCGTAGAAGGAAAAGAAGGCGGCAAATGGATTCTGATCGATCTAGGTGATTTGATCATCCATGTATTCCATGCCCCAGAACGTGGGTTTTATAATT is part of the Enterococcus mundtii genome and harbors:
- the yqeK gene encoding bis(5'-nucleosyl)-tetraphosphatase (symmetrical) YqeK; this encodes MNYSTDYTAYTREILMQKVQMRMSEQRFKHVLGVEQTAVALAERYGCSPEKASIAALTHDYAKERPDDEFILFIEREQLDPELLAYGNAIWHGLVGASFVERELGITDEEILQAIRLHTTGAAEMSLLDKVIYVADYIEPGRSFPGVKEAREIAMIDLDEAVAFETKHTLAHLIAQESKIYPKTIETYNHWVAK
- the rsfS gene encoding ribosome silencing factor encodes the protein MDSKEQLKIAVQAADSKRAEDILALDVRKVSLLADYFMICSANSERQINAIVEEIIEKEEESKYEVKRVEGKEGGKWILIDLGDLIIHVFHAPERGFYNLEKLWSDAPLVDLTEWLD